One window from the genome of Magnolia sinica isolate HGM2019 chromosome 4, MsV1, whole genome shotgun sequence encodes:
- the LOC131243537 gene encoding F-box protein At4g35930, with amino-acid sequence MGKTSPKELLEFKRKRQVRTNSRNNYLRPGALAQLRYSRVTTRSSCTDIGKKRVLVLDSEKVKDDLLLQSKVADVDHSPSMLSPERTSFRPAVELTDEIKQQKLPGTPKTPRSTDCEFESRLESLPIDILVKIMCHLHHDQLSAVFHVSKRIRKAVLHARQLHFNYTTPDRSRQEMLRTKTPLPTEHWPFVSKGDGRGSWGSSPHTPKAPKHGPRPPSRLNITEMRQIAAVLFQESAFPKRCKMPPGLPKPPCKSLASNRVLFYEDELCQAVAQNKLR; translated from the exons ATGGGGAAAACTTCGCCGAAGGAATTGTTGGAATTCAAGCGGAAGAGGCAAGTAAGGACTAATTCAAGGAACAATTACCTGAGGCCGGGTGCACTGGCCCAGCTGCGATACAGCAGGGTTACCACCCGATCATCGTGCACGGACATTGGCAAGAAAAGGGTTCTTGTGTTGGATTCTGAGAAGGTGAAAGATGACTTGCTACTTCAATCCAAGGTCGCTGATGTTGACCACAGCCCTTCAATGCTGTCGCCAGAAAGGACCAGTTTCCGGCCAGCTGTAGAGCTGACAGATGAGATTAAGCAGCAGAAATTGCCGGGAACGCCGAAGACGCCTCGAAGTACTGATTGCGAATTTGAGTCGAGGTTGGAGTCTCTTCCCATCGACATTCTG GTTAAGATCATGTGCCATTTGCATCACGATCAGCTGAGTGCGGTTTTTCACGTTTCTAAGAGGATTAGGAAGGCT GTCTTGCATGCTAGGCAACTCCATTTCAATTACACAACTCCAGATCGGTCACGGCAGGAGATGTTGAGGACGAAGACTCCTCTTCCCACTGAACATTGGCCGTTTGTAAG CAAAGGAGATGGAAGGGGCAGCTGGGGCTCGAGCCCTCATACTCCTAAAGCTCCTAAACACGGGCCTCGCCCTCCTTCACGTCTCAACATAACGGAGATGCGGCAGATTGCAGCTGTTCTGTTTCAGGAATCTGCATTTCCTAAGAGGTGCAAGATGCCGCCCGGCTTGCCAAAGCCTCCTTGCAAGTCGTTGGCTTCGAATCGGGTTCTCTTCTATGAAGATGAGTTGTGCCAGGCAGTTGCGCAAAATAAGCTTCGCTGA